ATCGATATCGACATTAATCGTGCCGGAAGAATCACGGAAAATGTAGTGATCTCCACCGATACGCGATTCAATCTTACCGCGCAGGGTTACCCAGGAATCGTCTGGCTGCGATTTCGCCTGTGTTACCGTAGTAGTGCTACCACTTGGTCCAACAAAACCACCAGCAGTCTGAGTTGGAGTGGTTTGTGCGGCTGGAGCATTAGGATCCGAGAATCCACCTTGTTGTGCAGCCAGTGCTGGGGCTGCGGTAATTGCGAGAATAGTCAGGATAGCGGCTATTTTTTTCATCGTTAATTTTCCCTATATGAATGAACGTTTTCTGAGTGCTATTTAACTCGAGAGATCTTAACGCGATCTTAATTTTTCGCCGTAACAACGTATATTTTATAAAAATGCCATTCAGCATCAACCCCGGCATTTTTCCTCTGTACAAGGCGGTTGTAAACGTTATTTACTTGCCGGTAATGGTCAATGGAAAGGCAACAATATGCGCATATTACTGATTGAGGACGATAAGCTCATCGGTGACGGATTAAAAGCCGGGTTAACCAAAATGGGATTTATCGTCGACTGGTTTACCGATGGCCTTCAGGGCCAAGCGGCGCTGGGCCTGGCACCTTATGACGCCGTAGTACTGGATTTAAGCCTGCCGGGAATCGACGGGCTGGATATTCTAAAAACCTGGCGTCGTAACGGCCAAACCGAACCCGTGTTGATTCTCACCGCGCGTGACGCGCTGGAACAACGTGTCGAGGGGTTGCAACTCGGTGCAGATGATTATTTGTGTAAACCCTTTGCGTTAATAGAAGTTGCCACCCGGCTTCAGGTTTTAATTCGCCGTAATCATGGGCAGATTCAATCGACACTTCATCACGCCGGTGTCGAGCTTGATCCTATTAAATTAACCGTCACTCGCGAGGGTGAAGCGTTGCACTTAAAACCCAAAGAGTTTGCTCTACTGGAGTTATTTATGCGTAACGCCGGGCGTGTATTACCGCGCACGCTTATCGAAGAAAAACTCTATAACTGGGATAACGACGTATCCAGAAATGCGCTGGAAGTCCATATCCACCATTTGCGCCGTAAACTCGGCAGCGGGTTTATTCGCACAGTGCACGGAATTGGTTATACGTTGGGCGAAGAATGATAAAAGCACTGACTCAAAGTTTACGCGCCAGATTAATTGCCGGATATGTATTGCTGACACTGTTGGCATGGGTTGGCGCAAGTTTCGCGGCCTGGCATCAAACCAGCAAAACGCTTAACAAGCTGTTTGATACTCAGCAGGTGCTGTTTGCCAAGCGTCTGAGTGCATTAAAGCTGGATAATATGCAGGGGGAAACGGAACTTCCGCGTACTAAAAACATGATTTCCCATCATCGCGGCAAGCAAGACGACGATACGCTGGCTTTCGCCATTTACACCGCCGATGGAAGACTGTTACTCAATGATGGCGACAATGGCCGCAACCTCACTTATCGCTACCAACGCGACGGTTTCATCGACGGTAAACTTGCGGGTGACGACGATATGTGGCGCATGGTGTGGGTCACCACGCCGGATGGAAAGTACCGCATCGTCGTCGGCCAGGAATGGGAGTACCGGGAAGATCTGGCGCTGGATATTGTATTGTCGCAGCTCACGCCATGGCTTATCGCGCTACCGCTTATTTTGCTACTTCTGGTGTGGTTGGTGAGTCGCGCCCTCGCCCCGCTTCACAAGCTGGCGCACCAATTACGCAGCCGCAAACCTGACGACGGTGGCGAGCTGCCAACACAAGCGCTTCCGCAGGAAGTTCGCCCATTGGTCGTCGCACTCAATCAGCTATTTTCTCGCACCGGGGAATTAATGCAGCGCGAGCGACGCTTTACCTCTGACGCGGCACACGAACTACGCAGCCCGCTTGCCGCGTTAAAAGTGCAGGCCGAAGTTGCTCAACTTGCGCAAAACGACGAGCCGGTACGCGATCATGCTCTCAATAATCTCAGTGCGGGTATCGATCGTGCCACGCGTCTGGTCGATCAGTTATTGACGTTATCACGCCTGGATTCTTTAGCAGGTCTGGATGATGTCCAGGAAGTCGAACTTCAATCATTACTGCAAAATGCAGTGATGGACGCGTGGCATCAGGCCCTGCGCGAAGGTATCGATATCCGTCTTGATATCCAGGACGCGAGCGTGAAACGCCAGGGGCAGCAGCTGTTACTGAGTTTAATGGTGAGAAATGTGCTGGATAACGCCGTGCGTTATAGTCCGCGTGGCAGCGTGGTGGATGTGGTTTTGCAAAGCCGCGAAATAACGATTACCGACAACGGGCCAGGGGTCAGCCCAGAGTTTTTAACGTCGCTGGGTGAGCGATTCTTCCGCCCGCCAGGACAGGAAAAAACCGGCAGCGGACTGGGGTTGTCCATCGTACGACGCATTGCCGCTTTGCATGGGATGCAGGCGCTATTTTTGAACAGCGACCAGGGCGGTTTCCAGGTCAGGATTCGTTGGTAAACATCATTACACTCTCGAATTATTGCGTTTAAAGCAAAAGTCTTTGCCAAACGGAGCATTTAATCGTGATGGTATTCACATTAAACTTCGCGCCAGACGCAATAATTCGAGAGTTAACTATGAGCAACATCCTGATTATCAATGGTGCGAAAAAATTCGCCCACTCTAACGGCCAACTCAATGACACCCTGACCGACGTCGCGGAAAGCTTTTTGCGCGACCTCGGGCATGATGTTCTGGTCACCCGAACCGACAGCGAGTACGACGTAAAAGAAGAAGTCGAAAAGTACCTGTGGGCCGATACCGTGATTTACCAAATGCCAGGCTGGTGGATGGGCGCACCGTGGACCATGAAGAAATACATCGATGATGTGTTCACTGAAGGTCATGGTTCGTTGTATGCCAGCGATGGCCGTACCCGCTCAGACGCTGAGAAAAAGTATGGTTCCGGCGGTTTGATTCAGGGCAAAACCTATATGCTTTCCCTGACCTGGAACGCTCCACTGCAAGCCTTTGAAGACAAAGAACAGTTCTTCCATGGCGTGGGTGTTGATGGCGTTTATCTGCCATTCCACAAAGCGAACCAGTTCCTTGGAATGGAAGGTCTGCCGACCTTTATCGCTAACGATGTGATGAAAGTGCCTGACGTTCCACGTTTTATCGCAGAATACCGCGAGCATCTCGGCCAGATTTTTGCTTAACTGTTAAGTAATTATCGAAAGGAGTAAGTCATGCTAACAGTGATAGCTGAAATTCGTACCCGTCCAGGTGCGCATCATCGCCAGGCGGTTTTAGATGCCTTCGCAAAAATTATTCCTACCGTGCTGGAGGAAGAAGGCTGCTTCGGTTACGCGCCATTAGTCGACCATAACGCACAAGTGGCGTTCCAGACGACAGCACCCGCTTCCGTATTTATGCTGGAAAAATGGGAGAGTGTTGCTCATCTCGAAGCTCACCTTCAAACCCAGCATATGAAAGATCACAGTGCTGCCGTAAAAGACGATGTTCTGGATGTGCATATCCATATTCTGGAAGACGCAATCAAGTAATCGATTTGCTGGAAAACAAAAGGGAGCGGTGTTAACACCCGCTCCTTTTTTTATGGGTAAAATTCATAGTCATGAAACGCTGCTAAGCTACTCTTTACTCTGAGTGGTTATTGGGGCGGGATATGAAAACGAATATGGTTTCCGATAAAGTACTAAAACTTTCCAGTTTTAATCTTAATTTGCTAACCACTTTCTGTTTGATCTATTCCACTCGCAGCATCACCGAAGTCTCTGAGATTCTGGATGTTACCCCGCCTTCCATTAGCCATTCCCTGCGCAAGCTGCGCCTGCACTTTGAAGACCCTTTATTTATCCGCCATGGAAATACGATATCGCCAACGGTATTTGCTGATGACCTTTATCTACAGTTAAAGCAAACGCTAGAAATAATGAGTGATTCAATAGACACGAGTCATAAAAATCGCCATCGGGAAACGCTGGTAATATATTCTCCATTTTCAGTAGCGGTGCATGATTTGTCTGTCACATTATTAAAAATAAAATCAGAAAACATTAATTATAAAATAAAGTATATCGAAACCAATCTGGATATTCCTGATGCGGTCGAATTACTTAACTTACGCAAAGCAGATATTGTTTTTTCCGCTACCCCCATCACCAATGCAAGTCTGAGCTGTATTTTGCATCATCAATTAACCCCAACACTAGTTTGTCGCAAAGATAACCCGCTACTGCAAAGCGAAGTCAGTATTGAGCAGTTAAAGGGTCTTGATATGGTCAGCCATTTAACTGCCGACGAGATGATCCACCAGAAAAAGCAGACCCTACAGGCGACAATGAGAATAACGCCCCCTGCGTTTGAAACGAATTCATTGCTGATGCTCCTCACTGTTTTGTCAGAAACTGACAGCGTCGGGTTCATTTCACATGAGGCTTTTAACCGCTACGAACACGCTTTCGGGCTGCGAAAACTCACGCTGTTGTTCCCGCTGCAGCAACTTAATGTGTATCTGATCTACCGGAAAGAAATGGAACAAAAGACCAGTTTTAGGCAATTTCTGGCGACGATTCTCGAAAAATAACCTCCCTCTGCAATAAAACTAAATCCGCACTTAGTCCTGAGTAATAGGTTGGTTATTAATTGCCCGTATAATATTTGAACGCACAAGGCAGTTAAACGTTACCCATTATATTTACATCACACAGTAATCTTATATTTCCCTGAAGAATTAACTGCCTCTGCGATGAATAAACATATTCACGTTATAGAGGCATTCGCATGAAAATCATTAAGATATTACCACCACATAATCAACATAACCGCCGCAAAATAATACTTAAAACGTCAGCTGGAATAGTTGCTGGCGTGCTGAGTTTTGGCTGCGTGGACGCAAATGCAGAGAGACTGGTCAATACCGTGGGAAGCGTGGGTATTTGTACCCGTGGTACTTACTCTGACGAAACGATAAAAATGAGTGTGGCAAATACTGCCGGAATAAAAATCGGCGATGGAGGAACCATTACCCTGAGCCGGGGCAGTATCAAAAATAATGCCGTGTCCGGCGCAGGCTCTAAAGACCAGTTCGGTGTACACGTCTCTGGCGGTAGCCGCGTTGAGTTGAATGAAGTGGAGGTTGCTCTCGATCCAAAAACAGGAACCGGGGTTGCTATAACAGCCAGTGATATGACGGGGATGTTTGTGGAGTCAGGTGGATCACTGTCACTGAAAAATTCCACGCTAACCGTAGGCGGCAATGCCAAGGGAAATAATAACCGTGGGATTGCGGTATCAGGCGATCATTCCCAGGTCTCTCTGGATAATTCCAGCGTGCAGACAAACTCCTGGGGAGCGGTTGGTATTTCTGCAACACAAGGCGGCAAAATAGACCTTTCGAAAAATACAAAAATCGAGACGGTGGGAGCCAGAAGCGCCACTACTGGCGGAAGCCACGGTGTTTATGTTAGCGGAGAGAACAGCGCCCTTAATTCAGATAACGCCACAATTCGCACCACTGGCGCTTCAGCTTACGGAATCAAAGCAGAAAACGGCGGCAAGATAGTTTTAAAAGAGACAGCCGTTGAGACGACCGGCGGTTACGGGCATGGCTTGTTGTTAGATGGCGAAAAAACTGACGGTAAAATTTCCGGCGGTTCGATTCTGACATCGGGTAAAGGGGCCGTCGGGATCTGGGCCCGCAATCGCGCGATCGTATCACTGCAAGATGGAACAACCATCAGCACCTCAGGTGCTGGGTTATCATCAGCCTCGCCGCTGGATAATGAAAAAACATTAACCTTAAGTCACGGATTACTGGCCAGTGATGAAGAAACGTCTATTAGCGGGAAGAATCTGCATTTGACCACTTCTGCGCTAAGTGCCAGCGCTGCGAGAGCGGAGAATAGCGCACAGATTGATCTGCAAGACAGCCAAATAGACAGTACCGGAGGGGCCGTCAGCACGGCTTCTACCGCCGCCCTTCACGCGCTTTCAGGTGCCGCCATTACGGGCAACCACCTTACGATTAACGTATCGG
The nucleotide sequence above comes from Buttiauxella selenatireducens. Encoded proteins:
- a CDS encoding NAD(P)H-dependent oxidoreductase — protein: MSNILIINGAKKFAHSNGQLNDTLTDVAESFLRDLGHDVLVTRTDSEYDVKEEVEKYLWADTVIYQMPGWWMGAPWTMKKYIDDVFTEGHGSLYASDGRTRSDAEKKYGSGGLIQGKTYMLSLTWNAPLQAFEDKEQFFHGVGVDGVYLPFHKANQFLGMEGLPTFIANDVMKVPDVPRFIAEYREHLGQIFA
- the qseB gene encoding quorum sensing response regulator transcription factor QseB, which gives rise to MRILLIEDDKLIGDGLKAGLTKMGFIVDWFTDGLQGQAALGLAPYDAVVLDLSLPGIDGLDILKTWRRNGQTEPVLILTARDALEQRVEGLQLGADDYLCKPFALIEVATRLQVLIRRNHGQIQSTLHHAGVELDPIKLTVTREGEALHLKPKEFALLELFMRNAGRVLPRTLIEEKLYNWDNDVSRNALEVHIHHLRRKLGSGFIRTVHGIGYTLGEE
- a CDS encoding putative quinol monooxygenase; amino-acid sequence: MLTVIAEIRTRPGAHHRQAVLDAFAKIIPTVLEEEGCFGYAPLVDHNAQVAFQTTAPASVFMLEKWESVAHLEAHLQTQHMKDHSAAVKDDVLDVHIHILEDAIK
- the qseC gene encoding quorum sensing histidine kinase QseC; amino-acid sequence: MIKALTQSLRARLIAGYVLLTLLAWVGASFAAWHQTSKTLNKLFDTQQVLFAKRLSALKLDNMQGETELPRTKNMISHHRGKQDDDTLAFAIYTADGRLLLNDGDNGRNLTYRYQRDGFIDGKLAGDDDMWRMVWVTTPDGKYRIVVGQEWEYREDLALDIVLSQLTPWLIALPLILLLLVWLVSRALAPLHKLAHQLRSRKPDDGGELPTQALPQEVRPLVVALNQLFSRTGELMQRERRFTSDAAHELRSPLAALKVQAEVAQLAQNDEPVRDHALNNLSAGIDRATRLVDQLLTLSRLDSLAGLDDVQEVELQSLLQNAVMDAWHQALREGIDIRLDIQDASVKRQGQQLLLSLMVRNVLDNAVRYSPRGSVVDVVLQSREITITDNGPGVSPEFLTSLGERFFRPPGQEKTGSGLGLSIVRRIAALHGMQALFLNSDQGGFQVRIRW
- a CDS encoding YgiW/YdeI family stress tolerance OB fold protein gives rise to the protein MKKIAAILTILAITAAPALAAQQGGFSDPNAPAAQTTPTQTAGGFVGPSGSTTTVTQAKSQPDDSWVTLRGKIESRIGGDHYIFRDSSGTINVDIDHKRWNGQTITPKDTVEIQGEVDKDWNSVEIDVKQISIVK
- a CDS encoding LysR family transcriptional regulator; this translates as MKTNMVSDKVLKLSSFNLNLLTTFCLIYSTRSITEVSEILDVTPPSISHSLRKLRLHFEDPLFIRHGNTISPTVFADDLYLQLKQTLEIMSDSIDTSHKNRHRETLVIYSPFSVAVHDLSVTLLKIKSENINYKIKYIETNLDIPDAVELLNLRKADIVFSATPITNASLSCILHHQLTPTLVCRKDNPLLQSEVSIEQLKGLDMVSHLTADEMIHQKKQTLQATMRITPPAFETNSLLMLLTVLSETDSVGFISHEAFNRYEHAFGLRKLTLLFPLQQLNVYLIYRKEMEQKTSFRQFLATILEK